From the genome of Halomonas sp. MCCC 1A13316, one region includes:
- a CDS encoding carbohydrate ABC transporter permease — protein MTTLKTKQALPADGQLASASADTATRARHTPLVPSAGSRRVWLTLLGWGIALIIFFPILWMVLTGFKTEAEAIADPSLIFSPTLESYIAVQARADYFKFAMNSVVVAFGSTLLALAIAIPSAYAMAFLPTKRTKGTLLWMLSTKMLPPVGVLVPIYLLFRDFGLLDTRTGLIIVYTLMNLPIVVWMLYTFFKDLPRDILEAGRMDGASTFQEVIYLLLPLTLPGIASTGLLSVILSWNEAFWSLNLTSSSAAPLTAYIASFSSPEGLFWAKLSAASTMAIAPILVFGWLTQKQMVRGLTFGAVK, from the coding sequence ATGACCACACTCAAGACCAAGCAGGCCCTACCGGCAGATGGCCAACTGGCAAGTGCCTCCGCGGACACCGCGACGCGCGCCCGCCACACCCCGCTGGTACCCAGCGCCGGTTCTCGCCGGGTATGGCTGACACTGCTGGGCTGGGGCATTGCCCTGATCATCTTCTTTCCCATCCTGTGGATGGTGCTGACCGGCTTCAAGACCGAGGCCGAGGCGATCGCCGACCCCAGCCTGATCTTCTCGCCGACGCTCGAAAGCTATATCGCCGTTCAGGCCCGTGCCGACTACTTCAAGTTCGCCATGAACAGCGTGGTGGTGGCCTTCGGCTCGACCCTGCTGGCGCTGGCCATCGCCATTCCCTCGGCATACGCCATGGCGTTCCTGCCCACCAAGCGCACCAAGGGCACGCTGCTGTGGATGCTCTCCACCAAGATGCTGCCGCCGGTGGGCGTGCTGGTGCCGATCTACTTGCTCTTTCGCGACTTCGGCCTGCTCGACACCCGCACCGGGCTGATCATCGTCTACACCCTGATGAACCTGCCGATCGTGGTGTGGATGCTCTACACCTTCTTCAAGGATTTGCCGCGGGACATTCTCGAGGCGGGGCGCATGGACGGCGCGAGTACCTTCCAGGAGGTGATCTATCTGCTGCTGCCGCTGACGCTTCCCGGCATTGCCTCCACTGGGCTGCTGTCGGTGATCCTGAGCTGGAACGAGGCGTTCTGGAGCCTCAACCTGACCTCATCCAGCGCCGCTCCGCTCACTGCCTACATTGCTTCCTTCTCGAGCCCCGAGGGGCTGTTCTGGGCCAAGCTCTCTGCCGCTTCCACCATGGCCATCGCGCCGATCCTGGTCTTCGGTTGGCTGACCCAGAAGCAGATGGTACGCGGTCTCACCTTCGGCGCCGTCAAGTAA
- a CDS encoding nucleoside triphosphate hydrolase, producing MNPNIHDMAVRLLEAAENRQRFIVALAGPPGAGKSFLSEWLCRELNERQPGIAAVVPMDGYHFDNAILEPLGQLPIKGAPETFDPDGLKHDLERIRRTDRAVAVPVFDRPLDLARAGGRLITLEHRLVIVEGNYLLLDRDPWRELHALFDMTLFLEVADDVLEARLIQRWLGMGQEQQGAVDKARHKDMPNARLIKRESVAPDLYWR from the coding sequence ATGAATCCAAATATTCATGATATGGCGGTGCGTCTGCTGGAGGCCGCCGAGAATCGGCAGCGCTTCATCGTCGCCCTGGCCGGGCCGCCGGGGGCGGGCAAGTCGTTTCTCTCCGAGTGGCTGTGCCGCGAACTCAACGAGCGGCAGCCCGGCATCGCCGCGGTGGTGCCGATGGATGGCTATCACTTCGACAACGCCATCCTCGAGCCGCTGGGTCAGCTGCCGATCAAGGGCGCGCCGGAGACCTTCGATCCCGATGGCTTGAAGCACGACCTGGAGCGCATTCGCCGCACCGACAGAGCCGTGGCGGTACCAGTGTTCGACCGACCGCTGGACCTGGCCCGGGCCGGCGGTCGCTTGATCACCCTCGAGCACCGCCTCGTCATCGTCGAGGGCAACTACCTGTTGCTCGACCGCGACCCCTGGCGTGAGCTGCACGCCCTGTTCGACATGACGCTGTTCCTCGAGGTGGCCGACGACGTGCTCGAGGCGCGGCTGATCCAGCGCTGGTTGGGGATGGGCCAGGAGCAGCAGGGCGCCGTCGACAAGGCGCGCCACAAGGACATGCCCAATGCCCGACTGATCAAGCGCGAATCTGTCGCGCCGGACCTCTACTGGCGCTAG
- a CDS encoding sugar-binding transcriptional regulator, with translation MDKFELKLDQAARAAWLSYVGGRTQDEIASQLGVSRPGVQRLLALARQEGLVKVHIDHPLANCMVMSDAILKRFGLEFCDVVPADPEAPDSSAHYLAVAGAERLARLIERSEPLTLSLGTGRSVRATVEALSRLERPQHRFVSLVGNVARDGSANRYDGVMVLADKTGGERFLLPAPVVAGSVEEKEAMLGQRLFQAIVEIAKDAEAAYIGVGRIDRQATLFQDHFISEAELDELLSRKAVGELLGWPLDQSGQVIECSITRRVTSLPLTMFRNQTLVALAGGRDKGPAILAALRGGWLKGLITDESAARFIIENEGIA, from the coding sequence GTGGATAAATTCGAGCTGAAACTGGATCAGGCGGCACGCGCCGCCTGGCTCTCCTACGTGGGCGGGCGCACCCAGGACGAGATCGCCAGCCAGCTAGGCGTATCGCGCCCCGGCGTTCAGCGTCTGCTGGCCCTGGCGCGCCAGGAGGGGTTGGTCAAGGTGCATATCGACCATCCGCTTGCCAATTGCATGGTGATGTCGGATGCCATCCTCAAGCGCTTCGGACTCGAGTTCTGCGACGTGGTGCCGGCCGACCCCGAGGCTCCCGACAGTAGCGCCCACTACCTGGCCGTGGCGGGAGCGGAGCGACTAGCCAGGCTGATCGAGCGCTCCGAGCCGCTGACCCTGTCGTTGGGCACCGGGCGTTCGGTGCGCGCCACGGTGGAGGCGCTCAGCCGCCTCGAGCGTCCCCAGCACCGCTTCGTCTCGCTGGTGGGCAACGTCGCCCGCGACGGCTCGGCCAACCGCTACGACGGCGTGATGGTGCTGGCCGACAAGACCGGCGGCGAGCGCTTCCTGCTGCCGGCTCCGGTGGTGGCCGGTTCGGTGGAGGAGAAGGAGGCGATGCTCGGCCAGCGCTTGTTCCAGGCCATCGTCGAGATTGCCAAGGATGCCGAAGCCGCCTATATCGGCGTGGGTCGCATCGACCGTCAGGCCACCCTGTTCCAGGATCACTTCATCAGCGAAGCCGAGCTCGACGAGCTGCTTTCGCGCAAGGCGGTGGGCGAGCTGCTCGGCTGGCCACTCGACCAGTCCGGCCAAGTGATCGAATGTTCCATTACCCGGCGCGTCACCAGCCTGCCGCTGACCATGTTCCGCAACCAGACCCTGGTGGCGCTGGCCGGCGGGCGCGACAAGGGCCCCGCCATTCTTGCCGCGCTGCGCGGTGGCTGGCTCAAGGGGCTCATTACCGACGAGAGTGCCGCGCGCTTCATCATCGAGAATGAAGGCATAGCCTAA
- a CDS encoding ABC transporter ATP-binding protein codes for MATLQLNNIIKQFDDTQVIKGVDLEVNDREFVVFVGPSGCGKSTLLRMIAGLESASSGDIMIDGRRINDVGPAERGLAMVFQSYALYPHMTVEDNMGFSLKLAGVPKEERRRKVGEAASVLQLEPLLGRKPKALSGGQRQRVAIGRAIVRNPKIFLFDEPLSNLDAALRVQMRIELARLHEELDATMIYVTHDQIEAMTMADKIVVLQGGVVEQVGSPMELYHHPCNRFVAGFIGSPKMNFLEVDLVNAGPERVEVRLPDGATCGVPVDGSGLGAGPLTLGIRPEHLRLEPDGPLSGRLEVIERLGGVTSLYVRMQDTLVTVSADGNVDSRVGDTLRFGFDRACAHLFDAKDLALPSLSRHPLAELSRQDNRTPSVASGQ; via the coding sequence ATGGCAACGCTACAACTCAACAATATCATCAAGCAGTTCGACGACACCCAGGTGATCAAGGGCGTCGATCTGGAGGTCAACGACCGCGAGTTCGTGGTCTTCGTCGGCCCCTCCGGCTGCGGCAAGTCGACCCTGCTGCGTATGATCGCCGGTCTCGAGAGCGCCTCCTCGGGTGACATCATGATCGACGGCCGGCGCATCAACGACGTAGGGCCGGCCGAGCGCGGCCTGGCCATGGTGTTCCAGAGCTATGCGCTCTACCCGCACATGACCGTCGAGGACAACATGGGGTTCAGCCTCAAACTCGCCGGCGTGCCGAAGGAGGAGCGTCGGCGCAAGGTGGGCGAGGCGGCATCGGTCCTGCAGCTCGAACCGCTGCTCGGGCGCAAACCCAAGGCGCTTTCTGGCGGGCAGCGCCAGCGCGTGGCGATCGGCCGCGCCATCGTGCGCAACCCCAAGATATTTCTTTTCGACGAGCCGCTCTCCAACCTCGACGCGGCGCTGCGGGTGCAGATGCGCATCGAGCTGGCGCGCCTGCACGAAGAGCTCGACGCCACCATGATCTACGTCACCCACGACCAGATCGAGGCCATGACCATGGCCGACAAGATCGTCGTGCTGCAGGGCGGCGTGGTCGAGCAGGTGGGCTCGCCGATGGAGCTCTACCATCATCCGTGCAACCGTTTCGTGGCTGGCTTCATCGGCTCGCCGAAGATGAATTTCCTGGAGGTGGATCTCGTCAATGCCGGGCCCGAAAGGGTCGAGGTGCGACTGCCCGACGGAGCGACCTGCGGAGTGCCGGTCGATGGTAGCGGCCTTGGCGCAGGCCCGCTGACGCTGGGCATCCGCCCCGAGCATCTGCGTCTCGAGCCCGATGGGCCGCTCTCGGGGCGCCTCGAGGTGATCGAGCGCCTGGGCGGGGTGACCTCGCTCTACGTACGCATGCAGGACACCCTGGTCACCGTGAGTGCCGACGGCAACGTGGATAGCCGCGTCGGCGACACCCTGCGTTTCGGCTTCGATCGCGCCTGTGCCCATCTGTTCGACGCCAAGGACCTGGCCTTGCCCAGCCTGTCACGCCACCCCCTGGCCGAGCTCAGCCGCCAGGACAACCGTACCCCGTCCGTGGCCAGCGGCCAATGA
- a CDS encoding ABC transporter substrate-binding protein — protein MKLAYAFPLAALAAAVATSAQAETITVATVNNNDMVIMQSLTEAFEEAHPDIEVNWVVLEENVLRQRLTTDIATEGGQFDVMTIGTYEAPIWAERGWLAALEDLPASYREDDLLQPVRDGLSYEGKLYALPFYAESSMLYYRTDLFEEAGFEMPEQPTWEQVREWAAELHDPDNELAGICLRGKPGWGENMAFVSTLVNTFGGRWFDEEWNPQLDSQAWQEAISFYVDLLGNYGPPGASSNGFNENLALFSRGNCAMWVDATSAAGKLYNPAESQVADRLGFAPAPVAETPKGAHWLWSWALAIPATSEKQDAAQAFLTWATSQEYIELVGETEGWTSVPPGTRQSTYENENYQREAPFAGFVLDAINSADPTDSTLEPSPYVGVQFVGIPEFQSIGTQVGQTIASALTGDTSVEQALQSAQRATERTMQRAGY, from the coding sequence ATGAAGCTCGCCTACGCCTTTCCTCTAGCCGCCCTGGCAGCCGCCGTTGCCACCTCGGCACAGGCCGAGACCATTACGGTCGCCACGGTCAACAACAACGACATGGTGATCATGCAGAGCCTGACCGAGGCCTTCGAGGAGGCCCATCCGGACATCGAGGTCAACTGGGTGGTGCTCGAGGAGAACGTGCTGCGCCAGCGCCTGACCACCGACATCGCCACCGAAGGCGGCCAGTTCGACGTCATGACCATCGGTACCTACGAGGCACCGATCTGGGCCGAGCGCGGCTGGCTGGCAGCGCTCGAAGATCTGCCCGCGTCCTATCGAGAGGACGACCTGCTCCAGCCGGTACGCGATGGCCTGAGCTACGAAGGCAAGCTCTATGCGCTGCCGTTCTACGCCGAAAGCTCGATGCTCTACTACCGCACCGATCTGTTCGAGGAAGCCGGCTTCGAGATGCCCGAGCAGCCGACCTGGGAGCAGGTGCGAGAGTGGGCCGCCGAACTCCATGACCCCGACAACGAATTAGCCGGCATCTGTCTGCGCGGCAAGCCGGGCTGGGGCGAAAACATGGCATTCGTCTCCACCCTGGTGAATACCTTCGGCGGGCGCTGGTTCGACGAGGAGTGGAACCCCCAGCTCGACTCCCAGGCCTGGCAGGAGGCCATCAGTTTCTACGTCGACCTGCTTGGCAACTACGGCCCGCCCGGAGCCAGCTCCAACGGCTTCAATGAGAACCTGGCGCTGTTCTCGCGCGGCAATTGCGCGATGTGGGTCGATGCCACCTCGGCGGCGGGCAAGCTCTACAATCCGGCCGAATCGCAGGTTGCCGATCGGCTCGGCTTTGCGCCGGCACCGGTGGCGGAGACCCCCAAGGGGGCGCATTGGTTGTGGTCGTGGGCACTGGCCATTCCCGCCACGTCGGAGAAGCAGGACGCCGCACAAGCTTTCCTGACCTGGGCCACCTCACAGGAGTACATCGAACTCGTCGGTGAAACCGAGGGCTGGACCAGCGTGCCGCCGGGAACCCGTCAATCCACCTACGAGAACGAGAACTACCAGCGCGAGGCGCCCTTCGCCGGATTCGTACTCGATGCGATCAACAGCGCCGATCCCACCGATTCGACGCTGGAGCCGAGCCCCTATGTCGGCGTGCAGTTCGTGGGCATTCCGGAGTTCCAGTCGATCGGCACCCAGGTGGGCCAGACCATCGCCTCGGCGCTGACCGGCGATACCAGCGTCGAACAGGCGCTGCAGAGCGCCCAGCGCGCCACCGAGCGCACCATGCAACGCGCCGGCTACTGA
- a CDS encoding L-iditol 2-dehydrogenase, with translation MKLQDKVAVITGGARGIGLAIAERYLAEGARVAVADIDVTAVEEAVAGLRHLGADRVMGVRLDVCDRDSIEATVQAVTEHLGPIDILVNNAAVFDMAPVLEVSEASFDLQFAVNTKGLFFTLQAVARHMVAHGEGGAIINMASQAGRRGEALVSTYCATKAAVISLTQSCALDLIRYGIRVNGIAPGVVDTPMWEEVDALFARYENRPLGEKKRLVGEAVPYGRMGKPEDHAGAAVFLASDDSEYVVAQTLNVDGGNWMS, from the coding sequence ATGAAACTGCAAGACAAGGTGGCCGTGATAACCGGCGGCGCACGCGGCATCGGCCTGGCCATTGCCGAGCGCTATCTCGCCGAGGGGGCGCGGGTTGCCGTGGCCGATATCGACGTGACGGCGGTGGAGGAGGCCGTAGCGGGCTTGCGTCACTTGGGGGCCGATCGCGTCATGGGGGTACGTCTCGACGTCTGCGATCGCGATTCGATCGAGGCAACGGTTCAGGCAGTGACGGAGCATCTCGGGCCCATCGACATCCTGGTCAACAACGCCGCGGTATTCGACATGGCGCCGGTGCTCGAGGTCAGCGAAGCCAGCTTCGATCTCCAATTCGCCGTCAACACCAAGGGCCTCTTCTTTACCCTGCAGGCGGTGGCCCGGCATATGGTGGCCCACGGCGAGGGGGGGGCAATCATCAACATGGCCTCCCAGGCGGGACGTCGCGGCGAAGCGCTGGTGAGCACCTACTGCGCTACCAAGGCGGCGGTGATCAGCCTGACCCAGTCGTGCGCGCTGGACCTGATCCGCTACGGCATTCGCGTCAATGGCATTGCGCCGGGCGTGGTCGACACGCCAATGTGGGAAGAAGTCGATGCGCTGTTCGCCCGTTATGAAAACCGGCCGCTAGGCGAGAAGAAGCGCCTGGTCGGCGAGGCGGTGCCCTACGGGCGCATGGGGAAACCCGAGGATCACGCCGGCGCGGCGGTGTTTCTCGCCTCGGACGATAGCGAGTATGTCGTCGCACAGACCCTAAACGTCGACGGCGGTAACTGGATGAGCTGA
- a CDS encoding NUDIX hydrolase, whose protein sequence is MNFCSHCGQTVRFAIPAGDDRPRFLCDACGSIHYQNPRIVAGTLPVSGTRILLCRRAIAPRKGFWTLPAGFMENAETTVEAAARETREEACAEVEIHGLYTLINLPHINQVYMIFRADLASGFSAGPESLEVALFEEHEIPWDELAFPTIERTLRHFYADRDNDHYPLHISDITAEDRERYFGSA, encoded by the coding sequence ATGAACTTCTGTAGCCACTGTGGCCAAACCGTGCGCTTTGCGATCCCGGCAGGAGATGATCGCCCCAGGTTTCTGTGCGATGCCTGCGGCTCGATTCACTACCAGAACCCGCGCATCGTCGCTGGCACGCTGCCGGTGAGCGGCACGCGCATCCTGCTCTGTCGCCGGGCGATTGCGCCACGCAAGGGCTTCTGGACCCTGCCGGCGGGCTTCATGGAGAACGCCGAAACCACCGTCGAGGCCGCTGCTCGAGAAACCCGCGAGGAGGCCTGCGCCGAGGTCGAAATCCACGGCCTCTACACGCTGATCAACCTGCCGCACATCAACCAAGTCTACATGATCTTTCGAGCCGACCTCGCCAGCGGCTTCTCGGCCGGGCCGGAAAGCCTCGAGGTGGCCCTGTTCGAGGAGCACGAGATTCCTTGGGATGAGCTGGCTTTCCCCACCATCGAGCGCACCCTGCGCCATTTCTATGCCGATCGTGACAACGACCACTATCCGCTGCACATCAGCGATATCACCGCTGAGGATCGCGAGCGCTACTTCGGTTCGGCCTGA
- a CDS encoding mannitol dehydrogenase family protein produces MPALSNATLTRLDPRIAMPRYDRQALTPGIVHIGVGGFHRAHQAMYLDELMNCGQALDWGIVGVGVMTGDRRMQEALAAQDHLYTLVVKHPSGEREPRVIGAMLDYLFAPDDPEAVIERMADPAIRIVSLTVTEGGYNFHPVSGKFDLDNPDVRHDLGYPDTPRTAFGLVVEALVRRRERGLAPFTIMSCDNIQGNGEVARRMFSAFARARDTELGAWLEVEVPFPNAMVDRITPVTQPADIEELMHEFGVEDAWPVVCEPFSQWVLEDRFVSGRPPLEQAGVQVVEDVEPYELMKLRLLNASHQALCYFGTLAGYRYAHEVCRDPLFVDFLLGYMRREGSPTLSPVPGVDLEQYRLTLIERFANPEIKDTLARLCAESSDRIPKWLVPVIREQLASGGEIHRSAGVVASWARYAEGVDEQGEPIAVVDRLKNELMALAAANRAQPTTFIDNRELFGDLAEHERFREAYLAALKSLHERGARATLEALTGEQVQGAE; encoded by the coding sequence ATGCCTGCCCTCAGCAACGCCACGCTCACTCGACTCGACCCGCGCATTGCCATGCCGCGCTATGACCGCCAGGCGCTGACGCCGGGCATCGTGCATATCGGCGTCGGTGGCTTTCATCGCGCCCACCAGGCCATGTACCTCGATGAGCTGATGAACTGTGGCCAGGCGCTCGACTGGGGCATCGTCGGCGTCGGCGTGATGACCGGCGACCGTCGCATGCAGGAAGCCCTGGCGGCTCAGGATCATCTCTACACGCTGGTGGTGAAGCACCCTAGCGGCGAGCGCGAACCGCGGGTGATCGGTGCCATGCTCGATTATCTGTTCGCTCCCGACGACCCCGAGGCCGTCATCGAGCGCATGGCCGACCCCGCCATTCGCATCGTCTCGCTGACCGTGACCGAAGGGGGTTACAACTTTCATCCCGTCAGCGGCAAGTTTGACCTCGACAATCCCGACGTGCGCCACGATCTCGGCTATCCCGATACGCCGCGCACGGCCTTCGGTTTGGTGGTCGAGGCGCTGGTACGGCGGCGAGAGCGCGGCCTGGCGCCGTTCACGATCATGTCCTGCGACAATATCCAGGGCAACGGTGAGGTGGCCAGGCGTATGTTTTCCGCCTTCGCTCGAGCGCGCGATACCGAACTCGGCGCCTGGCTGGAGGTCGAGGTGCCGTTTCCCAATGCCATGGTCGATCGCATCACACCGGTGACCCAGCCGGCGGATATCGAGGAACTGATGCATGAATTCGGCGTCGAGGATGCCTGGCCGGTGGTATGCGAGCCTTTCTCCCAGTGGGTGCTGGAGGATCGCTTTGTCAGCGGCAGGCCGCCCCTGGAGCAGGCCGGCGTCCAGGTCGTCGAGGATGTCGAACCCTATGAACTGATGAAGCTGCGCCTGCTCAACGCCAGCCACCAGGCGCTGTGCTACTTCGGCACCCTGGCCGGCTATCGTTATGCGCATGAGGTGTGCCGTGACCCGCTGTTCGTCGATTTCCTGCTCGGCTACATGCGGCGTGAGGGCAGCCCCACCCTGTCGCCGGTGCCGGGCGTGGATCTCGAGCAGTACCGCCTGACCCTGATCGAGCGCTTTGCCAATCCCGAGATCAAGGACACGCTGGCGCGGCTGTGCGCCGAGAGCTCCGATCGCATCCCCAAGTGGCTGGTGCCGGTGATTCGGGAACAGCTCGCAAGCGGTGGCGAGATCCACCGCAGCGCCGGCGTCGTTGCGAGCTGGGCGCGCTACGCCGAGGGCGTCGACGAGCAGGGCGAACCCATCGCGGTAGTCGACCGGCTCAAGAACGAACTGATGGCGCTTGCCGCCGCCAACCGTGCGCAGCCCACCACATTCATTGACAATCGTGAGCTGTTCGGCGACCTGGCCGAGCACGAGCGTTTTCGCGAAGCTTATCTGGCTGCCTTGAAGAGCCTGCACGAACGTGGCGCGCGCGCTACCCTTGAAGCCCTGACCGGGGAGCAAGTACAAGGAGCGGAGTAA
- a CDS encoding carbohydrate ABC transporter permease — MSKTRASGRTVGGLRSLSLQAPAVTLLLLWMLVPLGMTVWFSLQRYNLLMPGMEGFAGLENYEYLFTDPALWRAMGNTLLLVGSVLVITVGGGVLLAVLFQQEFPGRGIARVLAISPFFVMPTVSALVWKNMMMHPSNGVLSWVAELFGLPAVDWFSSLPLTSIIIIVAWQWLPFALLILLTAMQSLDDDQVEAARMDGAGPIAVFFYITLPHLKRAISVVIMIEMIFLLTIFAEIYVTTSGGPGLATTNLAFLIYIQALLDFDVGLASAGGVVAIVLANIVAIFLVRLVAKNLEN; from the coding sequence ATGAGCAAGACACGCGCCTCCGGGCGTACCGTCGGAGGCCTGCGCTCGCTGTCGCTGCAGGCTCCCGCGGTCACGCTGCTGCTGCTGTGGATGCTGGTCCCGCTGGGCATGACCGTATGGTTCTCGCTGCAGCGCTACAACCTGCTGATGCCCGGCATGGAAGGTTTCGCCGGCCTGGAGAACTACGAGTACCTGTTTACCGACCCGGCACTGTGGCGCGCCATGGGCAACACCCTGCTGCTGGTGGGTTCGGTGCTGGTGATCACCGTGGGCGGCGGCGTACTGCTCGCCGTACTGTTCCAGCAGGAGTTTCCCGGCCGCGGCATCGCCCGGGTGCTGGCCATCTCGCCGTTCTTCGTCATGCCCACGGTGAGCGCATTGGTGTGGAAGAACATGATGATGCACCCCTCCAACGGGGTACTGTCGTGGGTCGCCGAGTTATTCGGCCTGCCGGCGGTGGACTGGTTCTCGTCGCTGCCGCTCACCTCGATCATCATTATCGTGGCCTGGCAGTGGCTACCGTTCGCGCTGCTGATTCTGCTCACCGCCATGCAGTCCCTGGACGATGATCAGGTCGAGGCGGCGCGCATGGATGGAGCGGGTCCCATCGCAGTGTTCTTCTACATCACCCTGCCGCACCTGAAACGCGCCATCAGCGTGGTGATCATGATCGAGATGATCTTCCTGCTGACGATCTTCGCCGAGATCTACGTCACCACTTCCGGTGGGCCGGGGCTCGCCACCACCAACCTGGCGTTCCTGATCTACATCCAGGCGCTGCTCGACTTCGACGTCGGCCTGGCCTCCGCCGGCGGGGTGGTCGCCATCGTCCTGGCCAACATCGTCGCCATCTTCCTGGTCCGGCTGGTGGCCAAGAACCTGGAAAACTGA
- a CDS encoding HAD family hydrolase — protein METLIFDCDGVLVDSEVVAEATLLEQLGLLMPDISEDVALRQALGMTTAAILERLERQSSHRLPANALERIDSAIEARLAEELRAVEGVAETLARIELPLAIVSNSRRRRVLASLAVTGLDARLGEVPLFTADEVERPKPAPDLYLLAARQMGRAPSDCLVVEDSVSGVTAAHAAGMTVIGFTGASHVEDGHAERLRRAGAWRVLPAMHGLEALIQQWRERRGDDVKAATSETNEEDTR, from the coding sequence ATGGAAACGCTGATCTTCGACTGCGACGGCGTGCTGGTGGACAGCGAGGTCGTCGCCGAAGCGACGCTGCTGGAGCAACTCGGCCTGCTGATGCCGGATATTTCCGAGGACGTCGCCTTGCGCCAGGCGCTGGGCATGACCACCGCGGCGATTCTTGAGCGGTTGGAGCGGCAGAGTTCGCACCGGCTGCCGGCGAACGCGCTGGAGCGCATCGACAGCGCCATCGAGGCGCGCCTGGCCGAGGAGCTGCGCGCCGTCGAAGGCGTAGCGGAAACGCTGGCTCGGATCGAGTTGCCGCTGGCCATCGTCTCCAACAGCCGCCGCCGCCGGGTCCTGGCGTCGCTCGCCGTCACCGGGCTCGATGCCAGGCTGGGTGAGGTGCCGCTGTTCACCGCCGATGAGGTCGAGCGTCCCAAGCCGGCGCCCGACCTCTACCTGTTGGCGGCACGCCAGATGGGCCGAGCCCCGAGCGATTGCCTGGTGGTCGAGGACAGCGTCTCCGGCGTTACCGCGGCGCATGCAGCGGGCATGACGGTGATCGGCTTCACCGGCGCCAGCCATGTCGAAGACGGTCATGCCGAACGGCTGCGCCGGGCGGGGGCATGGCGGGTGCTGCCGGCCATGCACGGCCTGGAGGCCCTGATCCAGCAGTGGCGCGAACGACGCGGTGACGACGTGAAAGCGGCCACGAGCGAAACCAACGAGGAAGATACAAGATGA